In Aegilops tauschii subsp. strangulata cultivar AL8/78 chromosome 3, Aet v6.0, whole genome shotgun sequence, one genomic interval encodes:
- the LOC109777258 gene encoding nuclear transcription factor Y subunit C-4: MVPTSQPQPAMGDVTPAGSQPTQLFPGNPAQLSAQEQLMYEQSREYQQQLQQQQQRQLQQFWAEQRSEIEQATDIKNHPLPPTRIRKIMKADEDVRMISAEAPALFAKACEMFTLEMTMRSWMVTKEDKRRLLQRSDIAAAVARTDIYDFLLDLFTSEETEQGVLLPRTGQQPMGTQAGAYPYYYAPEQQVAGASMVYGGPSTYVWQEPQVQEQGHPSSTYVWQEPQQQQEGP, translated from the coding sequence ATGGTACCGACTTCGCAACCTCAGCCTGCAATGGGTGATGTCACTCCTGCCGGTTCACAGCCAACACAACTATTCCCTGGCAATCCAGCTCAGCTCAGTGCTCAGGAGCAGCTGATGTACGAGCAGTCGCGGGAGTATCAGCAGCAGCTCCAGCAACAGCAGCAGAGGCAGCTCCAGCAGTTCTGGGCCGAGCAGCGGTCAGAGATCGAGCAGGCCACCGACATCAAGAACCACCCCCTGCCACCCACCAGGATAAGGAAGATCATGAAGGCCGACGAGGACGTCCGCATGATCTCGGCAGAAGCTCCGGCGCTCTTCGCCAAAGCATGCGAGATGTTCACACTGGAGATGACGATGAGGTCATGGATGGTCACCAAGGAGGACAAGCGACGTCTCCTGCAGAGGAGTGACATCGCTGCTGCTGTGGCTAGGACTGACATTTATGATTTCTTGCTGGATTTGTTTACCAGCGAAGAGACGGAGCAGGGGGTCTTGCTTCCTAGGACCGGGCAGCAGCCCATGGGGACTCAAGCTGGTGCATACCCGTACTACTATGCGCCGGAGCAGCAGGTGGCAGGTGCGTCGATGGTGTATGGTGGCCCGTCGACCTATGTGTGGCAAGAGCCTCAGGTACAAGAGCAGGGCCATCCGTCCAGCACCTACGTGTGGCAAGAACCTCAGCAGCAACAGGAGGGGCCCTGA